Within the Oryctolagus cuniculus chromosome 19, mOryCun1.1, whole genome shotgun sequence genome, the region CCGCGTCTTAGCTGCACCCTCCAGCTCACAGAGTTCAGACCGCCAGGATGTCCTGCTCAGGGGCCCGTCCTAACCACGGATGTGCCGGCCGGCAGAGGTTTCACCCCAGTTACACAGAAACTTAAGCCACCACCGCCCGCTCCCGGCCTTGGGCGTCAGAGTGCTGGCCGCCTGGGTCTGGCTGCTCCCTTCTGCAGAAGTGCACTGCCCTGTTGCACACCGGGAACCCCCACCTCCAGCACCGGGAGGAAAacctggcagggaggggcccccaccctgggcccacCGCTCCTCCAGGACGATAATAGGAACAATTATAATGTTTTagaatataagaatatatattctatattcttttttttttttttttgacaggcagagtggacagtgagagagagacagagagaaaggtcttcctttgccgttggttcaccctccaatggccgccacggccggcacactgcggccagcgcaccgcgctgatccgatggcaggagccaggtacttatcctggtctcccacggggtgcagggcccaagcacttgggccatcctccactgcactccctggccacagcagagagctggcctggaagaggggcaaccgggacagaatccggcgccctgactgggactagaacccggtgtgctggcaccgcaggtggaggattagcctagtgagcctcagcgccggctaAATTCTATATTCTTAtatagaggctggcgccgcggctcccctggctagtcctccacctgcagcactagtaccccaggttctgtcccggtcagggtgctggattctgtcccggttactcctcttccagtccagctctctgctgtggcccaggaaggcagtagaggatggcccaagtgcttgggccctgcacccgcatgggagaccaggagaagcacctggctcctggctttggatcggcgcagcgccggctgtggtggccatttggggggtgaaccaatggaaggaagacctttctctctgtctctctctctcactgtccactctgcctgtcaaaagtaaaataaaataaacaaatattcttatatagaatatatattctatataaggTGGGGCTCATAACCGCTTCTCATAAAAGGTTATTTGGTGCCTGGAAATTTGTATCTGAGAAAGAACTCACTGGTttgttttgcttgcttttttgttttgttttcagatttattttatatatttgaaaggcagagttacaggggaggagggagcgagagagggagagagagagagagaggttttccatctgctggctcattccccaaatggctgcaatggctggagatgggagatggacccatccaaagccaggagcttcttccaggtctcccatgtgggtacaggggcccaagcagttgagccatcttccactgctttcccaggcatattagcaaggagctagatgggaagtggagcagctgggactcgaaccagcacccactggggatgctggcgctgtagctggcagcttaacctgctgcaccacaacaccggcacGCAAGACCTGGCTGTTTTTGTGGGACGGGGTTTTTATTATTATCTCTCTACAAGCTGTGACCAGTATTTGTATAAACAATATAACAAGCAAATGAGGGGATAAGTTAGTGAGGACACTGTTAGCGTCCACAGAGGCAAGTTACTCTGACCATCGCTACGGAAGTTTTCTAGATCCTGTTCTCTCCCAGCGcggggcagggagcagcctgggccaCGGCCCACACTTTGCTTAGTCCAGAGTGAGTGCAGTGAGGGCGCCTGGCTGAGGGGCCGCCCACCGTGGTCCTGGGCGCCTGGCCACTGCATCGTCCACCCACAGGGAGCCCCTGCAgtgcagccccaccccctggcCTTGCCCTACCTGGAGAAAGACCCTGAGGCTCACAATGGCTCCTAGCAGGCCAAGGTCACGCAGCTCCCGAGTGCCAGCCCTCTCTGACCCTTCTGACCGAGCCTTGAGCAGGCCGGTGGGGCAGGGAGGCGAAGGAGGCGAGAACCGCCAGCACTGCCCTGCCCCGGCATGAGCGTTCGGGGTTTGTCGCCCCAGATGGGCTGCACGGACGGGCCATTCCACCACAGCCAGCAGTACCTAAGCGTCCTCTGCGCCAACATGATGGACGTGAACCGGAGGATTGAGGCCATCGGATACACCTTCCCGACCCAGGACCTCTTCCTGGAAAACAGTGAGCCTGCGTCCTGGCCTCTGGACAAAGCAGCAGGGCTTCCGCGAGggggacacacacatgcacacagggagGCTGCCAGATTAAGCAAACAAGAACACAGGATGCACCGTTAAATTTGAACTTTACATAAGCTGCAAACCAGCTGGTAGGATAAGTATATCCCAAATACTACATGGGATATACTTATACTACAAACTGCCATTTGCTGTCTATCAGAAACCCAGAAGTAGCTGGACATCCTGTATTTTGCCTGGCGCTGTGTGATTGCTTATGGCTGACTGAGGGACGGAGCCCTGAACAGACTGACTGGCTAGCAGACTGGCAAAAAGACCCTCAAAGCCTTAGAGACGCAGAGCCCCCAGGTGGCCACTCCTGGCCTGGATATCCAAATCCTCCACTGACCTTGACTTCTGAGCACCACGAGGGACCCCCTCTGGGGGACGCAGGCCACAGGCGGAGGGGGCCTGGGTCGCTAAGGCACAGCCTTGGCTGCCTGCCTCCTGGTGTTGCTGAGGCCCtgcgggaggaggggcgggggtgggcccGGGGGACAGGGCTGCAGAGGGTCCGCTGTGTTCCCTTGCAGTCATGTTCTGTGGGCTGGCCGGCTTCTCCGACTTCTACAAGCGCCGGTGGCTGGAGGCCATTGTCAGCTGGCAGAGGCCGCAGGAAGGGTGCTTCGGGAAGCCAGGTGAggcagctgccccacccccacccctcggctgggggctgggggctgggaactgggggctgggggctggggaagggtgtACTGGTGGTAGGGGCACAGAAGGAGATCTGTAGCACGCGTgtgcatgcgcgcacacacacacacgcgcaacTTGGAAGTGGGTTCGGAGCCACATGTCTGCAGGTGCCTTGCCTGCACCTGAGTTAGACCCATTCTTTCAGTGTTTCCTGGGTGCCCACTAATGCACCCTGCACTGGCAAGACTCAGGGGAGCCAGGGCCTAGGGAAAAGAGGCAGAAACCAGTTGAACAAAGCAGGAAGTGAGGGCATTCCGAGAGGTGATGGGGGCTGTGCAGGAGGCAGTGGACTGAGAGGGCACTGGGCAGGTTCTGAAGGCAGAGTGGTCAGGGAAGTCCTCCTGGAGGAAGACCTCTGACAAGGAGCAGAGGTCACGCTCCTTCCAGCCACATGGGGGACATCACTTCAGCTCTCTGAGCCCCGAGTCCCCGTCTGGAAACAAATGAGCGCAACAGTGACCCTGAGCCATGAGAGCAGGACATGGCATGGCCAGTGCCCGGAGTCCTGGAGTCAGGGGAGGAACTTGGTCTCAGAGCCGCAGAAGCCTTGCAGCAAGAGCACCTCCTTTCACAGCCGAGTGTCCGGGAGGGAGCATCTCGGGCCCCCAGACCTAGGGAGCGGGGcaggtcggggtggggggctgtggacGGCAGCCCAGGAGGTTCTGACGCCGCCGGAGGCTGGGGCCACCACCTGAGGATCCCTCAGCCGATGACGAAGCCAGGCTGTGGGGAGAGAGCCGCGGAGGGGAGCGGGAGACCTCGGGAACAGCTCCACGTTCAGCGGAAGACGGGAGttgtgggaggggagaggggcgcGGGGCCAGGTTCAGGGAGGACGTCTCCAAGTCCCTCTCGACCTGGCGCTGTCTCCCAGCTGCTACAGGTGAGGCTGCGCCCAGAGCACCCCAATCCCCACGGCGCCTCCTGCGAAGAGTGAAGAGGCAGGAAAAGGAATTCACAGGTAAGGcaaagactggagccaggacccagccctggggccgtgtccactccctctctcctggaCACAGCGGCTGTCCATGGAGCGAAGGCCGCTGGCGTCCCTGGGGGGCCTTGGTGTTTGGGCGGGTGGGCGCCTCTGATCCTCACCTCTCAGGAGCTGATCCGGGGTCCAGAGATAACTCTCTGGGTCAGGAAACCCAGACGTTTCACTGCAAGGCGGGGCAGTCTCAGAGGTAATCCTGGGTCGCAtctccccagggaggcaggactTGCACGGGAACTTCAACGGCAGGAATTGAACACAGGGAACTTGCCTGCAACGTGCAGGGAGAGCTGACAGCCGCAGAGAGGGGGAGACTAACCCGCGcggaagctgggggggggggaacacgGTGGGAGGGGGTGGCGGCAGGCCCTGCGCAGGCTGGACACGGAGGAGACCGAGCGAAGAGGGGAGAAACTCGCTGAcgtctccctcactctgcctgtgcttcctcctggccaaaCTTCTGCCCTGGCTAGCTGACCAGACGGGATGGAGGGGCCTATGGGGTGGCCATCAGGAAACGCACTGAGGCACCACCAGGGCGGGGAGCTTGGCTGCACTGCCCGAGCCTCAGCCTGCCCATCTCAGAGGGGCTCGTGTGGGGGGGAGACAGGATTCAGTGTGTGAGCTTGATGAAGCAGCAGAGCCCGGGCAGCAGGCCTGGCCGGGGGAGGAGCTGCACGGGATgtggccccggggtgggggcgggagggggaaggggacGTTGGGGCACAGATGGCACCGCAAGGCCCTCCCCTGGCACAGGACACGGCAGCCGGGCGTGTGAGGCATCTGGGAGCCGGTGAGACCTCTCCCGGAGGAAGCAGGAGCCACGGGCAGCGACACCCCAAGAACCTGGCTGGTGCAGCGCGTGTGCTCCCCGGGCCTAGCAGGCCGAGGGGTGACGTGCTGAGCGGTACAAGGTCTCCATCGCCCGCACTCACCCGAAGGGGTGCTTTtctctgcagatggctgcctcGCCCACCAGACAACCACTGCCGTGGCTGCCCTGGGGGGCTTTCTCTACATCCTGGCTGAAGACCCCGGGGAAGACGGAGCCCCGCCACCCCGAGCAGCACCTGAGCCCACTGTCCACAGATGAGCAGCCTCTCCTGGGGCCCCGGGGGCCTGGGTCACTGCCTGTTGGGACAGAGATGAGCAGCAGCCCAGACCCCCACCTGAGGTTGCCGGGAAGCTGAgtgagcagggccagggagggcgTGGCTGGGGGGCCCCAGGCCGAGCAGGTAAATACACCGACAGCACGAGTCCAGTCTCGTTTCTGCGCCCTAAGCACACCCTTGGATGACCTCCAGGGCCCTGTCTGGAGTCTCCAGGCCCCGGGATTCCGCGCCTGCATCCATGCTCTGGGGCCACAGCCTGGGAGGTTCGAGGACAACAGGCGTCTGTCTATGTAACTGCTCACAGTCCCAGGGACAGGAAGTCCCAGAGGGTGCCGTGCCACAGCGTGGCAGGGGTGGGcaccaggaggcagagggagggcaagGGGGGCTTAAACTCCCCGCCCCCAGGACAAACCCACTCCCCCAGTCATAGCAGACCTCGTCATCTCTTAAAGTCCCACCTGGTGACACCGTTACAACGGTGATTAAACTATCCCGGTCAGCTCCTGGGACGACGGCAGAACACCTGATACCGGAGCTGTGCCCCGCCCAGGCTCGAGGGCACACCCCAGGGACCCGGAGGCCTCCCACCAGGCCACCTCTCTCTTGCTGTGACTGGACCGGATCTCCCCCCCAGTACCATTAACAGTGACATCGGGAATCTGACACGGAGCCCACGGTGACGCAGCACCGGCAGTCTCGGCACAGCGTGCCGTGACGGGTCCTTCTGCAACGGGCAGCATGGCaaaggggttgggggtggggtcctGTGCTGCAGCCGCCTGCACCCTCGTCCCAGCCCCGTGTCCTTGAGCAAGCTCAGTGACCTCCTTGCAACTCAGCGTCAGCAAAACTGGGATGTGCGTCACAGCGCCCGCGGTGAGAACTGTCTGCAGGCCGGATGCTGTGTGGCCTGCGGGCTTGTCTTGAAGCCAGGGAGGGGCAGCGTCTCCTCTAGAGCTTAcagcccctccctgtgtcccACCCCAGCTGGAACTCAGCCTTTGCAAGGACACCTTCCGGTGTGGTCTGCTACGCTGGGGACAAACAGGCTGCGTGCAGGCAGCCGACACTCAGACCCAGGGTAGCAGCCCAGCCACAAACCAGACCCTGGGCAGGAAGCTCAACAGTATGTGTTAATTTGGGCCATGCAGCTGGTGCGATTCAGCAACGCAGTATTTATAACTGCACACCGgatgatatgacatccacactATCTAGATATAATGCGATGGCCCCTGAAGCCAGCTGATCCCGGACACTGCCGCGGGAGGCCAGGCCTCAAGGACATTCCGGAAGGACGCGCCAAACGCTGGCTCCCCTCGAGGCCACCTGAGATCCTGCACCCGCGCGGGGCTGGGTCCCACAGACCACGGAGTCACGGTCCCGAGAGACGCAGAGGGGCCGAGACGTGCCCAGGCCCGGGGAGCCGCGCTCCCGGCGGCGCGGGACACTGCGGGACAAAACCCGTCCGGTCCCGCAAGTCCCGGGGCGAGGGCAGCGCGCGAGGACGTGTGTGTGACTCAGGGCCCACGTGAGCCAGCCCGGTCCTGCCGCTCTCGCGACTTCCTAAAGTTTCAAGTTACGGCAGAGAAAAAAGTCCTCTCACTTTCTCGGCCCCGCGCCTCCAGCACCAAGAACCGAGGCCACAGGGAACTCAGCGCTCCGCCACCGCCCGAGTCACGTGGGGCGAGGCCACGTGACCCGCGGCCCGGGCCCAACATGGCGGCCTCCACGGGTCGCTGGCTTCTCCTCCTGCTCGTGCTGCCCGGGCTGCCAGGCGGTGCGTCCGACGGCCTCGGCTCGGGGTGAGTGCAGGGCCGGGAGGTGTCGCGCACGCGGCGGGGTCCCCCCGCCCGTCCCCCGACACCGGCCCGGCGCCCCGAGCTCACGGCCGCCCGCTGCCCGCAGGCCCTCCCGCGACGACGACCTGCTGCTGCCCTACCCGCGCGCGCGCACGCGCTCCCCCCGGGACTGCGCGCGggagcgctccggccgcggcgatCACGAGAGCTGGCCCCCGCCAGCCGCGACCCCCGCCGCCGAAGGCCCGGCCGTGCGCAGCTTCGTGTCGCACTTCGCGGGGCGCGCGGTCTCCGGCCACCTGACGCGGGTGCCCGCGCCCCTGCGCACCTTCTCGGTGCTGGAGCCCGGCGGGCCCGGCGGCTGCTCAGCGAGGCGCCGCGCCACCGTGGAGCAGACGGCGCGGGCGGCCGGCTGCCGCGCGGCGCAGAACGGCGGCTTCTTCCGCATGAGCACCGGCGAGTGCCTGGGGAACGCGGTGAGCGACGGGCGGCGGGTGAGCAGCTCCCGGGGTCTGCAGAACGCGCAGTTCGGGATCCGCCGCGACGGGACCCTGGTCACCGGGTGAGGAGGCGGGCGCCCCGGCCGCCGGCTGTGCAGGGCAGAGGGCCCGAGGGTAGGGCCGGGGCCGCGCCTCCAGGTCCCAGCCGCCTGTCAGGAATGCTTGCCTCGCAGGGTCACTGCCCGCTTGGTGGCAGGCCCTCCGCCTCGCTAGAACGACAAACAAGCTGGGTAAACGATGTCGTTGGGCTGTGTGCCTGCAGCAAAGCAGCGGGCACGGTGAGCTCACCGCCCCCAGGGCGCTGCTTCCAGGGAGGGTGACCCGACCGGCCCCAGAGGTGACTGGAAGTTTCATCGGCCAAGGtcagagctgcaggaagagcaCTAAGTTTTGTGGGAACAGCGAGTGCCTAGGTTCAGGGGTGCCTGCAGGCCTGGGGTGCGAAGGAGCCGGGTGCCCCTGGAGGGCAAGACCATCGTTTAAATTCTCTTATTATTTATAAGGTTCTTCTGACCCTGGATGGGGAGGGCATtctggctgggaggggctgcagtAGAAGGAGGaggcgggagaccaggagaagcacctggctcctgccttcagatcagggtGGTGCACCGGCCGGCAgcggtggcctttggagggtgaaccaacggcaaaggaagacctttctctttgtctctctctctcactgtccactctgcctgtcaaataataataataataataataataatagaaggaGGCCAGGTAGGAGGCCTTGACAGGTGTCAGGTGGGTGTAGTTCCCCTGGTGTCCGtcctggggcctggctctgccaaCAGCGAGGCTGCAGGGTAGCAGcgcacagcaggtgcacccaggcccaggcccctgcaggttctgggggctggaggagcaATGTAGAAaccaggctgggggcggggagggaagaGCCCCTCTACCTCCGGCTGCCCCTGCTGGAGAGTGAGCCGCTCGCTTTCCCCGGGGGCAGGTACCTGACTGAGGAGGAGGTGCAGGACTCGGAGAATCCGTTTGTACAGCTACTGTCCGGGGTCGTGTGGCTGATCCGCAACGGAAGCATCTACATCAACGAGAGCCAGGCCGCCGAGTGCGATGGGACCCAGGAGACAGGtgcagggcggggccggggtgggggaggacagcTCCAGGGTGTGTCACCGGGAAGCTGCCTGGTGCCCAGCACTGTGTGGCTCCTGGGAATCCGTGATGGCTGAGACAGTGTTGAGGGAGGGGACAGATGGGGACAGGAGCTGCGGACGCAGGAGGGCTGCAGAGTGTGCTTGGGCTGGAAGCCTCAGAATCGGGATACAGGCTCAGGCTGTTTTAAACCGGGTAGTCAGGGAAGGCCTCACTGAGGAGGTGGGCTGAGGCCAGAAAGCAGCAGGCCATGGCAAGAGAAAAGAGGAATCCGGGGTGGGGGCGACCAGGAGGTGGTGTGTGTGACAGCTTCCACTTGCAGGCTGGCGCCACCTGGTCTccagaggggaggcaggggaccAGCGAGGAGGCTGTCGCGTGCGTGTGGCCTGGCCGGGGGCTGGAAGTCGGGGGTGGAGCCCAGGAGACCCGGGCTCAGCCAGCTTGCGTCTCTTTAGGTTCCTTCAGCAAATTTGTGAACGTGATGTCCGCCAGGACAGCCCTGGGCCACGACCGGCAGGGGCAGCTGGTGCTGTTCCACGCGGACGGCCAGACGGAACAGCGCGGGTGAGTGCTGGCcccggggcccaggcctggccgagCCCTTGTGGCATTTAGCGAGGACGGACCTCGGATCTGTTCCCAGCCCGGCCATCGCCAGCTCTGCAGCCCTGGCTGAGCCACACGTAGCTGTGATCACGCCTGCTCTTGGCTTTCGGGGCGGAGGATGGGATATCTTTGGGGGGGGCATTTAGAAATGTAGCACCACCCACCACTGAGAGTCATGAGCTGAAGCAAGGCTGCCCACGCTGAGCTGTGCCGCTGTCTTGCAGAGTCACCCTGTGGGACGTGGCGGAGTTCCTGTTGAAACAGGACGTGGTCAACGCCATCAACCTGGATGGAGGCGGCTCTGCCACGTTTGTGCTCGACGGGGCCTTGGCCAGTTACCCGTCAGATCACTGGTAAACACAGTGTCCCCCTCAGTGAGGGCCCTGTCCGGCtctgttccccccacccccgctgtccCATTCTTCCTGTGTGGACCACCCGCTGTGTGTCCAGCCCTGGGCATTCAAGAGTGGTAGAAAGAGCTGCAGTCTTTGTTGTGAGTGTGCCTGTGAATGAGGGCCAGTGGGTCAGGAAGGACTCCCCCGCACCCCGAGAATCATGGGCCAAGAAGTGGGATCTGAGGAATGCAGACGTGGGcatggagggtgggagggactccAGGCAGTGGGCACCGTGTGTGCAAAGCTCCGGGGGTGAGAGCCATGATGAGAgcgagaggctggggagaggcagctCCTGGGACTCCAGTGGGAAGTGGGCGTGGCCAGTCAGTGGCCTCTCATGCACCACACCCCCTACAGCCAGGACAGCATGTGGCGCTGCCCCCGCCACGTGTCGACTGTGGTGTGTGTGCACGAGCCCCGCTGCCAGCCGCCGGACTGCAGCGGCCACGGGACCTGTGTGGACGGGCGCTGCCAGTGCACAGGCCTCTTCTGGCGGGGCCCCGCCTGCAGCCAGCTGGACTGCGGCCCCTCCAACTGTAGCCAGCATGGGCTCTGCACCGAGAGTGAGtaggggcctgggggcggggctcccgacctcccagccctgcctgggccctCACCCGGCCTCCTTGCTCTTGTCCTGCAGCTGGCTGCCACTGCGACGCTGGCTGGACAGGGTCCAACTGCAGTGAAGGTGAGGGCCACAGGCCGTCCTCAGCTCCCTTCTCGGCCGCTGCCCTCGGCCTGCCTGCTGCCGTGGACACCGCTGTGGTCCCTCTCACCTCCTGTGTCAGGTGTCCACACGGCAGGCACTGAGACCACAGGAACTTGTCCTCACCTTTTGGGTGGCCACAATCAGAAATGAAGGTGTCGGCGGGGCCAGGGTCCCTCCAAAAGGTCCCGGGGAAACCCCTTCCCTGCTGCTCtggtgctcct harbors:
- the C19H16orf89 gene encoding UPF0764 protein C16orf89 homolog isoform X6; the encoded protein is MAWWGSGCWQLKGVQEEWAQDPPLQPLSLRAGKLVEKLEALLPRSLCYLQLSDPQYLREFRPAIQPGFWKLPHTWTRTNTSLVYSTWEPQDLFSEGSSDRCLVQLLGTGMDGAPPCRLSDSCRTLMTRPGCSGYCLSHQMLFFLWARMMGCTDGPFHHSQQYLSVLCANMMDVNRRIEAIGYTFPTQDLFLENIMFCGLAGFSDFYKRRWLEAIVSWQRPQEGCFGKPAATGEAAPRAPQSPRRLLRRVKRQEKEFTDGCLAHQTTTAVAALGGFLYILAEDPGEDGAPPPRAAPEPTVHR
- the C19H16orf89 gene encoding UPF0764 protein C16orf89 homolog isoform X5; translated protein: MAWWGSGCWQVVQLKGVQEEWAQDPPLQPLSLRAGKLVEKLEALLPRSLCYLQLSDPQYLREFRPAIQPGFWKLPHTWTRTNTSLVYSTWEPQDLFSEGSSDRCLVQLLGTGMDGAPPCRLSDSCRTLMTRPGCSGYCLSHQMLFFLWARMMGCTDGPFHHSQQYLSVLCANMMDVNRRIEAIGYTFPTQDLFLENIMFCGLAGFSDFYKRRWLEAIVSWQRPQEGCFGKPAATGEAAPRAPQSPRRLLRRVKRQEKEFTDGCLAHQTTTAVAALGGFLYILAEDPGEDGAPPPRAAPEPTVHR
- the NAGPA gene encoding N-acetylglucosamine-1-phosphodiester alpha-N-acetylglucosaminidase, with translation MAASTGRWLLLLLVLPGLPGGASDGLGSGPSRDDDLLLPYPRARTRSPRDCARERSGRGDHESWPPPAATPAAEGPAVRSFVSHFAGRAVSGHLTRVPAPLRTFSVLEPGGPGGCSARRRATVEQTARAAGCRAAQNGGFFRMSTGECLGNAVSDGRRVSSSRGLQNAQFGIRRDGTLVTGYLTEEEVQDSENPFVQLLSGVVWLIRNGSIYINESQAAECDGTQETGSFSKFVNVMSARTALGHDRQGQLVLFHADGQTEQRGVTLWDVAEFLLKQDVVNAINLDGGGSATFVLDGALASYPSDHCQDSMWRCPRHVSTVVCVHEPRCQPPDCSGHGTCVDGRCQCTGLFWRGPACSQLDCGPSNCSQHGLCTETGCHCDAGWTGSNCSEECPLGWYGPGCQRPCRCERQCPCDPQTGNCSVSPGKQCLWPAEATLRAGELSFFTGTTWLALTLALVFLLLVSAAANVSFLLGSRAERNRHLDGDYVYHPLQEMNGELLAAEKEPPGDAHGPFKD